One window of Medicago truncatula cultivar Jemalong A17 chromosome 2, MtrunA17r5.0-ANR, whole genome shotgun sequence genomic DNA carries:
- the LOC112419406 gene encoding uncharacterized protein codes for MVSFERIPTWYWSSIGVTKYCINNRGPSLPNLWALWGNDLMATVIFVSDQCIALEVSCFHSTVYIAAIYANTYYVKRRELWAALTHLQGCFQGLWLYMGDFNAILGAHEKRGRRHPPPLSCEDFLNWTNANSLIHLSTLGSFFTWTNGRFGVQNVALRLDRAVCNDEWLNFWRQATCTTLVRDQSDHHPLLLSLIFSTVQHSSPFKFFKVWTSHEDCRKLVTEAWSKGVSGQGMKRLQAKLRYVKNSFRSWNRNVFGDVDRQVQLAVDEVNRIQLLLDTEGFSDNLYLQDLEAQLLLTKALNVQEQFWKEKARNQHFISGDRNTAYFHRVSKIRAATNSISLLQDGENVLTDPMDIEMHILSYFQGIFTMDNNCVQNTLVDETIPVLVTEVENQRLLDLPGFKEIKDAVFALNADGAPGPDGFGGHFYQTFWDVVGTDVVQSVQDFFLHGVIPPNVNSNMIVLLPKIQGAQSMGDYRPIALANFQFKIITKILADRLACITSRIISVEQRGFVRDRHISDCVIIASEAINLLDKRQYGGNIALKVDISKAFDTLDWDFLIMVLHNFGFSTTFINWILAILQSARLSILVNGTAVGYFPCTRGVRQGDPLSPLLFCIAEEVLSRALSISANRGRLTPMSYCRGSFLPTHVLYADDVLVFCTGLKCNIRELFLIFQKYSEVSGQIINNVKSRFYTGAMSTTRTNMIANLLSFPVGTLPFQYLGCTIFQGKPKVIHFRMIADKIKNKLATWKGRILSIMGRVQLVKSLFHGMLVYSFHVYLWPRRLLRFLDSWIKNFIWSDDVHSRKVCTVAWKIMCRPWVAGGLDIKPTRLINDALIMKLSWDLLASDAQWSTLLKRRYFSNGVPRLRYFKSSVWSGIKVHIGTVLDNSLWIVGSGDRINFWTDNWLGEPLVDLLHLDKEFHGHLKGKLSEVIINGAFFLPAPIAASGDIQLRLDSIVLPNSQLPDVLVWRHASNGILSSKQAYSFLCLRAILLPSAEVIWSAAIPPSISFIYWRLHHRKMPTDENLRRRGCIVVSVCSLCLTAAESSEHLFLSCIFAAQLWGWLGSRLNCVVDTSSFAALLSCRPASCSSQVAEIYLAAILHTLHSIWCARNSIRFSFLAPSLHAAQVRIHSSITMSGNASRGKCLPSDYPFLDSFMVSHHSRRVKEIIPVLWKAPTSPWLKVNTDGSVIGGHAACGGLFRDSLGTFRGAFCCNIGLQSIFYAEVLGFIIAIEYAASKEWRHIWLESDSSSALLIFSNPLLVPIMLRNRWHNARRLGVQILSSHIFREGQFENLPENYVSWSHCQPHYMLENPAVFCELPTFNGHPSGRARYPSRSRNIPKRRNNNADTFENRKDSLKTNRFTRNFRQFNYSKRRFTDTKSISAPFTPHNTTSFIIRAKKSGGIASLVSPCAMTPTILTTPTLYPTTEVIVETAKEKWGLDAYGTMKGLIRLRKEKENSDQAGENNDLKNEVEKRLNNDLSRFEMIYPTSCGDKHNLENRVDEHDLKIKHLEEQNLTLKERIFLMERELGDLRQRVVCFETGGNWRW; via the exons ATGGTTAGCTTTGAGAGAATTCCTACTTGGTATTGGTCTTCTATAGGCGTGACGAAATATTGCATAAATAACCGAGGTCCCTCACTTCCTAATCTGTGGGCGTTGTGGGGTAATGATTTAATGGCGACTGTTATTTTCGTTTCTGACCAATGCATTGCTTTGGAGGTTTCTTGTTTCCATTCAACTGTTTATATTGCTGCGATCTATGCTAATACTTACTATGTGAAGCGTCGAGAGCTTTGGGCTGCTCTCACTCATTTGCAAGGTTGTTTTCAAGGGCTGTGGTTGTATATGGGTGATTTTAATGCCATTTTGGGCGCTCATGAAAAAAGGGGTAGGCGCCATCCTCCTCCTTTGTCTTGTGAAGATTTCTTGAATTGGACAAATGCAAATTCTTTAATTCATCTCTCCACTTTGGGGTCTTTTTTCACTTGGACTAATGGTCGATTCGGTGTgcaaaatgttgctcttcgccTTGACCGTGCTGTTTGTAATGATGAATGGTTAAATTTTTGGCGTCAAGCTACTTGCACAACGTTAGTTCGAGACCAATCTGACCACCATCCGCTTTTACTATCTCTTATTTTCTCAACTGTACAGCATTCCAGTCCTTTCAAATTCTTTAAAGTTTGGACTTCCCATGAGGATTGTCGCAAGTTGGTGACTGAAGCTTGGTCTAAAGGTGTTAGCGGGCAGGGCATGAAACGGTTACAGGCGAAGTTACGTTATGTTAAAAATTCTTTCCGGTCTTGGAACCGTaatgtttttggtgatgtggaTAGGCAGGTGCAACTTGCGGTGGATGAAGTGAACCGTATCCAGCTTTTACTTGACACTGAAGGATTTTCTGACAATCTTTATTTGCAGGATTTAGAAGCTCAGCTTCTCTTAACAAAAGCGTTAAATGTTCAGGAACAATTTTGGAAAGAGAAGGCGCGAAATCAGCATTTTATTAGTGGGGACCGTAACACTGCTTACTTTCACAGGGTGTCTAAAATCCGGGCAGCCACCAACTCTATTTCTTTACTGCAGGATGGTGAAAATGTTCTTACTGATCCCATGGATATTGAGATGCAtattctttcttattttcaaGGTATTTTTACCATGGATAATAACTGTGTTCAAAATACGTTGGTGGATGAGACTATCCCCGTGCTAGTTACGGAGGTGGAGAATCAAAGGCTCCTGGATTTACCTGGTTTTAAGGAAATCAAGGATGCAGTTTTTGCTCTTAATGCTGATGGAGCACCAGGTCCGGATGGGTTTGGTGGCcatttttatcaaacattttGGGATGTCGTGGGCACTGATGTGGTCCAATCTGTTCAAGATTTTTTCCTCCATGGTGTGATTCCTCCTAATGTAAACTCGAATATGATTGTGTTACTTCCAAAGATTCAAGGCGCTCAGTCCATGGGAGACTACCGTCCTATTGCTCTTGCGAACTTTCAGTTCAAGATTATTACTAAAATTTTGGCGGATAGACTGGCATGCATAACGTCGAGAATCATTTCTGTTGAGCAACGGGGATTTGTTCGTGACCGTCACATTTCTGACTGTGTAATTATTGCTTCTGAAGCGATCAATTTGCTTGATAAACGTCAGTATGGAGGTAATATTGCGCTTAAGGTCGATATTTCCaaagcttttgacactttagaTTGGGATTTTCTTATCATGGTGCTGCATAATTTTGGTTTCTCCACTACTTTCATAAACTGGATCCTTGCTATTTTACAATCGGCTCGTTTATCTATTTTAGTAAATGGCACAGCGGTTGGTTATTTCCCTTGCACCCGTGGGGTGCGTCAGGGGGATCCTCTTTCCcctcttttattttgtattgcAGAGGAGGTTCTCAGTCGTGCATTATCTATTTCTGCTAATAGGGGGCGGCTTACACCTATGTCCTATTGTCGGGGATCTTTCCTCCCGACTCATGTGTTATATGCGgatgatgttttggttttttgcaCGGGGCTGAAGTGTAATATTAGGGagctttttcttatttttcagaAATACTCAGAGGTGTCAGGGCAGATTATTAACAATGTAAAGAGCCGGTTTTATACGGGAGCTATGTCTACAACTCGGACAAATATGATTGCTAATTTATTGAGCTTCCCGGTGGGAACATTGCCGTTTCAGTATCTTGGTTGCACCATTTTTCAAGGAAAACCAAAGGTAATTCACTTTCGTATGATTGcggataaaattaaaaacaaactaGCTACTTGGAAAGGTCGCATTCTGTCCATTATGGGAAGGGTGCAGCTTGTTAAATCATTGTTTCATGGGATGCTTGTATACTCTTTCCATGTTTACCTTTGGCCTAGAAGGTTGCTGCGTTTTCTTGATTCGTGGATTAAAAATTTCATCTGGAGTGATGACGTCCATTCTAGGAAAGTTTGCACGGTAGCTTGGAAAATAATGTGTCGTCCGTGGGTTGCAGGTGGCCTAGACATTAAACCTACACGTTTGATCAATGATGCCTTGATTATGAAACTGTCTTGGGACCTACTTGCTTCAGATGCACAGTGGTCTACTCTTTTAAAGAGGCGTTATTTTTCCAATGGTGTGCCTCGTCTGCGTTATTTCAAGTCCTCGGTTTGGTCCGGAATCAAGGTACATATAGGTACTGTGTTGGATAACTCTTTATGGATAGTGGGCAGCGGTGATCGTATCAATTTTTGGACGGATAATTGGTTAGGGGAGCCGTTGGTGGATTTGTTGCATTTAGATAAAGAGTTTCATGGGCACCTTAAAGGAAAGCTTTCTGAAGTGATTATTAACGGAGCCTTCTTCTTGCCTGCACCTATCGCTGCTAGTGGTGACATCCAACTCAGATTAGATAGCATCGTTTTACCAAACAGCCAGCTGCCGGATGTTTTGGTTTGGAGGCATGCTTCGAATGGAATTCTTTCGTCAAAGCAAGCCTATTCGTTTCTGTGCCTGCGTGCTATTCTGCTGCCTTCGGCGGAAGTAATTTGGTCTGCTGCCATACCGCcttccatttctttcatttattggCGGCTTCATCACCGAAAAATGCCCACGGATGAAAATCTCCGTCGCCGTGGCTGTATCGTCGTGTCCGTTTGCAGCCTTTGCTTGACAGCAGCAGAATCTTCGGAACACCTTTTCCTTTCTTGCATCTTTGCGGCTCAGCTTTGGGGTTGGCTTGGCTCTAGACTCAATTGTGTTGTGGATACATCTTCCTTTGCTGCTCTTTTGTCTTGTAGACCAGCAAGCTGCTCCTCTCAAGTGGCGGAAATATATCTAGCAGCAATATTGCATACTCTTCATTCTATTTGGTGCGCTCGCAACTCCATCCGGTTTTCATTCTTAGCGCCTTCTTTGCATGCTGCACAGGTTCGTATCCATTCTTCTATTACTATGTCTGGTAATGCTTCTAGAGGAAAATGTTTGCCTTCGGATTACCCCTTTCTGGATTCTTTTATGGTCTCGCACCATAGCCGTCGAGTTAAGGAAATTATACCGGTTTTGTGGAAGGCTCCGACATCCCCTTGGTTAAAAGTTAATACGGACGGCTCGGTGATAGGAGGTCACGCAGCTTGTGGGGGGCTGTTTCGTGACTCTCTCGGTACTTTCCGTGGAGCTTTTTGTTGTAACATTGGTCTACAATCTATTTTCTATGCGGAGGTGCTTGGTTTTATCATTGCTATTGAATATGCAGCATCTAAAGAGTGGCGACACATTTGGTTGGAAAGCGACTCCTCTAGTGCtttattgattttttctaaTCCCTTGTTGGTTCCTATTATGCTCCGTAACAGATGGCATAATGCTAGGCGGTTGGGAGTTCAGATTCTATCATCTCATATTTTTCGTGAAG GCCAATTTGAGAACTTGCCGGAAAACTATGTCTCTTGGTCCCACTGCCAACCACATTACATGCTAGAAAATCCGGCTGTTTTCTGCGAACTTCCAACTTTTAACGGCCATCCATCGGGTCGGGCCAGATATCCGAGTCGGAGCAGAAACATACCCAAGAGACGCAACAACAATGCAGATACATTTGAAAATCGGAAAGATTCATTGAAGACCAACCGATTCACAAGAAATTTTCGCCAGTTTAACTACTCTAAGAGGAGGTTTACCGACACCAAAAGTATCTCTGCCCCGTTTACACCCCACAACACGACATCGTTCATAATCCGTGCGAAGAAGTCTGGCGGGATAGCTTCCCTGGTCTCACCTTGTGCGATGACGCCGACGATTCTAACAACTCCGACACTATATCCTACAACTGAGGTGATCGTGGAGACAGCCAAGGAAAAGTGGGGACTGGATGCATATGGCACCATGAAAGGCCTAATCCGTCTCcggaaggaaaaagaaaactcCGACCAAGCTGGTGAAAACAATGACTTGAAAAATGAAGTTGAGAAGAGATTGAACAATGATTTAAGTAGGTTTGAGATGATATATCCAACAAGTTGTGGTGATAAACATAATTTGGAGAATAGGGTTGATGAACATGATTTGAAAATTAAACATCTTGAAGAACAAAATCTAACACTTAAGGAAAGAATTTTTCTCATGGAAAGGGAATTGGGTGACTTGAGGCAGCGTGTTGTATGCTTTGAGACCGGGGGGAATTGGCGCTGGTGA
- the LOC25486848 gene encoding uncharacterized protein codes for MIVQSQISRQTPQNYRHPSYLPENPAVFSQLPTFNGHPPCPMNYPGRIKWNGSKPERARMDHNLSGPGCPFGNPNGSSGKVRRFNYPKRRFNGGGRPSAPFAPRNTTSFLIRAKKTGGIASLVSPCALTPAILTTPSLSPSTEVVVEMAKEKWGVDGYGTMKGLIRLRSGKENSGENNGGGVLEVEKRLNNDLSRFEMIYPSSGDEHSLENRVDEQDLQITHLEEQNLSFKERIFLMERELSDLRQRVVCLETEGNGAGDRESENFNGIDVCSEKSVGNGDH; via the coding sequence atgataGTCCAGTCTCAGATCTCACGACAGACTCCTCAAAACTACCGCCATCCATCTTATTTGCCTGAAAATCCGGCCGTGTTCTCCCAACTCCCAACATTTAACGGTCATCCGCCGTGTCCAATGAATTATCCGGGTCGGATAAAATGGAACGGAAGCAAACCCGAAAGAGCTCGCATGGACCATAACCTATCGGGTCCGGGTTGTCCGTTTGGAAACCCGAATGGTTCATCTGGTAAAGTTCGCCGGTTTAACTATCCAAAGAGGAGGTTCAACGGCGGTGGTCGTCCCTCCGCCCCGTTCGCGCCACGCAACACGACTTCGTTCTTAATCCGCGCGAAGAAGACAGGTGGCATAGCTTCCTTGGTGTCACCCTGTGCGCTGACGCCGGCGATCTTAACAACGCCGTCGCTATCGCCGTCGACGGAGGTGGTTGTGGAGATGGCAAAGGAAAAGTGGGGAGTTGACGGATATGGCACAATGAAAGGTCTAATCCGTCTCAGGTCAGGAAAGGAAAACTCCGGCGAAAACAATGGCGGTGGGGTTTTGGAGGTTGAGAAGAGATTGAACAATGATTTGAGCAGGTTTGAGATGATATATCCAAGTTCAGGTGATGAACATAGTTTAGAGAATAGAGTTGATGAGCAAGATTTGCAAATCACACATCTTGAAGAACAGAATCTATCCTTTAAGGAAAGAATTTTTCTCATGGAAAGGGAATTGAGTGATTTGAGGCAGCGTGTTGTATGCTTGGAGACCGAGGGAAATGGCGCTGGTGATCGTGAGTCTGAGAATTTCAACGGCATAGATGTTTGCTCGGAGAAGAGCGTCGGAAATGGTGATCACTGA